The Coprothermobacter sp. nucleotide sequence CGTCACCAGTCTGGTTCTACCTGTCGTCGCCCAGCCCCGAGTTCATCCAGGCGCTTACGCCTCGGCTGGAGCAGGCCCATGACCTTCACCTGGAGCGGAACCTCGTGCAATCGGTGCGTGTCAGTGCCGCCTATCCCGTTACCATCCCCACCCACGGGCTGGTGACGTGGCGCATTCGTACGATCAGTCCCATCACCGTGTACCAGAGTGAGAGCAAGGACAGCAACTCTGCACACTACTTTGCGCCCGACGACCCACTATTCTCCAAGATTGTTCTGGACAATGCCGTGCGCAAGTACTACGCCTGGACGCAGGAGAAGGCACCCAGCGATGGTTTCAGTATCAGTTGTCTCGACCATACGCCGCATCTGGCCGTCATCTCGTTCAAGGACACGCCCGTGCATGGCTATACAGGTCGTTTCCAGTTGACTGGAGATGCCAAGCTGTTGTCGTTCCTGTACGAATCCGGCCTGGGAGGCAAGAACTCTCATGGCTTCGGGATGTTCGACATAGCGCCTGAGGGAGAAGACGACGCTCACTGGCGCCGCAGGACAGAAGAAGAGAGCCATGAAGTGCGCAGGACGCCTTCGATGCCTATGGCCGCGGCCGATCAGGAACGACCGGACCGCCACGAGCGGTCGGACAGTCGTGGGCAGGAAGGGCACGTGTGGCACGGCGAACACCACGGTACCGCTGGTCAGAGAAGCTCCTCGAAGAGTGCAGGGTCCAGAGACGACCGGCCGCATGCCGCCCGCCCGCGTCTCCAGGGTGAGCATTCAGATCGCCCGCGTACCGACAGGCCGTATTCGGACAAACCGCGCACAGAGCGTTCTGCGTCGGACCGTCCACATACAGACAGACCATATTCAGACCGCCCGCGTACCGACAGGCCATATGCTGACCGTCCCAGGACGGAGGGACCGAGGCTCGACGGCACACCAGGGACAAGTCGGGGAACGGGGCGTCCGGGGAGTGATAATCGAAGATTCCAGTCTTCGCCACGTAGTGGTCCTTCTGATCGCAGAGGGCCTCGTGGCACGGAGGAACCGCGTCGCAAGTTTGTCAGCCGCTACGCTCCCGATATCAAGCCGGTGAGCCATGAGAAGGCGGCTACTGGTTCTTACAGCATCTGGGATGGCAAGGCGAAGACCGAGTTGCCGCGTTTCGTCCGTCCAGACGGCACCGAGAGCACTGGCGGTCCTCGTCCGAACGAGCATCGCGGGGGACCTCGTCCCGGTGCTTCTGGTCGTTCTTCAAGCGGAGATGGGCGTCCTCAGGGCGACAGACGCGGTGGGAGTCTCGGTGCTTCGAGACCAGGTGGAAGCCCCGGTTCAGTACACCGCCCCAGTGGTGGGCACGGTGATCCGCGCGATCACAGGGGCAGCAAGAGCGGCCCCTACAACCACTAGCTTCGATCGAAACTGAGTTGACCATGGGAGGCGCCGGATGGCGCCTCCCGTCTTTTTTGGTCCGTGCTATTTCTTGTTCGTAGTACGAATGAGGGTATACTACTAGGCGTCTGAAGCAGGTGTGGGTTCGTGCCCCGCCGTCTGGAGGAGACTGTGGCAAGAACTGCATCAAGAAAAGAAATACTCGAGGGACCCATCGTCCGGACCATGTTCAGACTGGCATGGCCGTTGATGATTTCCAGCCTGCTGCACTACCTGTACAACATGGCCGATACTTTCTGGGTAGGCCACTTGCCCGCCTCGGAGAATGCCTCTGCAGTCGCCGGACTCCAGATAGCAGGTCCGGTCATTTTCTTCCTGATGGCATTTGCCTTCGGGTTCAACTCCGGAGGGCTGGCGCTGGTGTCCCAGTACATGGGTGCCCATCGGAAGGAGGAAGCGAACACGGCAGCAGCCAAGACGCTTTCCCTGTCGATTGTCTTCGGGTTGTTCATCATGGCAACAGGCGTCATTTTCTCGCCTGGGCTGTTGAGACTCCTGACCGATGACCCTGCTGTTGTTCGCGCCGGAACGATCTACACACGCATCATCTTCATCGGCATGCCATTTGAGTTCGTCGCCGTAGCATACGCCCAGGTCATGGCGGCGTACGGGGATACAGTTACGCCCATGCTTGTGAATGTGGCGACCGTCCTCATCAATATTGTCCTGGACCCATTCATGATCTTCGGGTGGGGGCCCTTCGCGCGCATGACGGTTGCAGGGGCTGCGGTGGCCACCATCATCTGCCAGGCCATCGCCGCAATCATCTCGCTGGTCATCCTGTTCAGGGGGAGACATGGTCTCCGTGTCAGCTGGCGCGACCTTCTGCCGGACTGGTTCTGGTACAGACGTATTCTCAAGATTGGCCTCCCTGCCTCCATCGGTGTCTCAGGGACGTCATTCGGGTTTCTGGTTCTGACAGGTATCATCGGCCGTGTGCCCAACGCAACGGTAGCACTCTCGGCATATGGCATCGGTGACCGCTTCATCAACATCAGTTTCATTGCCATCGATGGTCTGTCGCTCTCCATCTCGACGATGGTTGGTCACGCGTTGGGCGGGGACCTGCGGAAACGAGCCAACAGTGTCGTATGGACCGGCACAGCGCTGATGTTTGGGATGCTTGTAGGTGAAGGGGCCCTTCTGTGGGGTCTCACGCCATGGCTGTTCAGGGCCTTCATTCCGACACAGCCGGCGATCATCAGCGAAGGCATCCTGTTCATGTCCCTGTTCCTGCCCTCCATTCCGTTCTTCGGCATCGTCAACGGGGTCCAGTCGGCGTTCCAGGGTTCAGGGCACAACACCCCGCCGATGATCATGCAGCTCGTACGTCTCTGGGGCCTTCGCGTCCCGCTGTCATTGTTCTTCGGGTTCGCCCTCCACATGGGATCGCGCGGCATCTGGACGGGGATGCTGGTAAGCAACGTTCTTGCGGCCATACTCGCTCTCGTGTTCCTGGCGACCGTCGACTGGCACCACAAGGTGATTGAGCACTCTCCCTCTACAGCGGGCGAAGTTCTTGGGGGAGAAACCCCTGACGTGTTGGTTGTCCCGGCTGAGCCCCAGGCATAGGAGAAGAACATGAGCGATCGCTCCAGAATGCCCACACACGAGGAGATCCTGCACGGTCCGGTCGTCGTGACAATGTTCCGGCTGTCCTGGCCGGTCATGGTAAGTTCCCTGCTCAACATGGTGTACAACATGACCGACACGTTCTGGGTCGGGCACCTTCCAAAGGCCGAGAATGCAGCGGCAGTCGCCGGGCTTCAGGTGGCAGGACCGGTCGTATGGTTCCTCGTCGCATTTGCATTCGGATTTGGGTCCTCGGGTCTCGCTCTCGTTTCCCAGTTCATGGGAGCGCACAACGAGGTCGATGCGGAGAAGGCGGCCGGTCAGACCATGTCTCTGGCGATCCTGCTTGGATTCGCCGTGGCGGTCATCGGCGTGGTGCTGTCTCCAATCCTGCTTCCCCTGCTGACTCCAAACCGGGCCATTTCGGCGAACGCGATCAGCTACACGCGGATCATCTTCATCGGCATGCCCGCTATCTTCGTGTCGGCCCTGTACGCCCAGATCATGAATGCCTACGGAGATACGGTGACGCCGATGCTCATCAATGCGGTCACCGTTGGTCTGAATGTCCTGCTGGACCCATTGATGATCTTCGGATGGGGCCCGTTTGTCCCCATGGGTGTAGCCGGTGCCGCTCTCGCGACCATTCTGTGTCAAGCACTGTCCGCCGTTATCTCCCTCTGGGTCCTCATGACTGGGAGACGAAAGCTGAGAGTGACCTGGCGTGACCTGCGTCCTGAGATTGCCTGGGTCAAACGCATCCTTCGCATCGGCCTTCCCGCCTCAATCGGGGCATCTGGTACGTCCTTCGGGTTCATTGTCCTGACGGGCATCATCGGCCGTGTCCCAAACGCCACGATCGCCTTGTCGGCGTACGGGATCGGGGACAGAATGTTCAGCATCACCTCCCTCATCAACGACGGAGCGGGTGTGGGCATAGCCACGATGGTGGGACAGGCATTGGGTGCCGGCATGAAGGACCGGGCCACGACCGTCGTACGACAGGGGACGATCGCCATCGTCGGCCTGATGGGGGGTGCGAGCGTTCTTCTGTACCTCATCACGCCCCTGGTGTTTCGGGCGTTCATCCCGAGCCAGCCGGAAATCATCGCCGAAGGAGTCCTCTTCATGTCCATCTTCCTCTGGGCCAACCCGTTCTTTGGGCTTATGATGGGTGTCCAGTCAGCGTTCCAGGGCTCAGGGCACAATGTTCCAAACATGATCCTGGACCTGGTCCGGTTATGGGGTCTGCGCGTGCCGCTGGCGTGGTTTTTCGCTATGGCCCTGAAACTCGGATCACGTGGTGTCTGGATCGGCATGACGGTCAGCAACGTTGCGGCAGGATTGCTCTCGCTCATTCTTGTGTTCACGGTGGACTGGCGCAAAAACGTCATCGAGCACGCGCCTGTTCCTGAGGCGTTGCTCATCGGCGAGGAAGCCATATCGTCGGTCTGCGGAGTTGAGGTTGACGACCGTCCGTAGGGTTCTGAGCCTGCGTTCATCAAGTTGATTTCGGTGTCTCCACGCGCCTGCTTGACACTGCAAGCCATCATGCATAGCATACAGGCGCTGTGTTATTCTCTCGCCCCAGGAGGCGCGAATGTTCTACCTCAGCAACATTCTTGGCATGCGCGTTCTGGATCGAAAGCAAGCCGTCGTCGGCTCGATAGCTGATCTTGAAGTGGCCACCGGCGAGAAGTTCCCGGCCGTCATGGCCGTTCTGGTCACGACCCGGCGCGGCTTGACGCGCGTGGCATGGCACAACGTGCGTGGCCTGGGCATCACGGAGTGCACGCTCAAACTCGCCGATGCAGAACTTCAGCCCAACTTCAAGCTGGAAGACACGTCCATGTTGCTGCTCAACCATGTTCTCGACAAACAGATTGTCGACATCCATGGTGCCAAGGTCGTGCGTGTGAACGATATCGAGTTGGCGGAAAGCCACGGGCAGCTGCGTGTCATAGCGGCCGATGCCGGGTTCCGGAGCTTTGTGCGCAGGGCTGGCTTCGCGTGGCTCATCCATGTCGTCGAACGGGGGCGCCATCACAAGATTGGCGAGAACTCGATTCCGTGGAGTTTTGTCGAGCCTCTGGGGCGCGATGTTCGCAGCGTGCAGGTGAGAGCGACCTGGAAAGAGCTCTCGAAACTGCACCCTTCGGACCTGGCGGACATTGTGGACGACCTGGATTTCAATGAGCGCGACGCTTTGTTCAAAGCGCTCAACGACGAGCAGGCGGCTGATACACTCGCTGAACTGGAGGACGACAAGGTCAAGGTCACCATCCTGGAACGTCTTGGCGTGGCCCGCGCAGCTGACATTCTCGAGGAGATGGACCCAGATGACGCTGCGGACATCCTGCAGGACACGCGGGCTGAGACGCAGGAGGCGATGCTTCAGGAAATGGAGCCCGAAGAACGTGCGGACGTTCGTGAACTGCTGGCCTATGATGAGGATACTGCCGGTGGCCTCATGACCAACGACTATCTCGAGATCAGACAGGAAATGTCGGCCGAGCAGGTCATCGGGCTTCTGCGTCGGGAGGCTCCAGATACGGAGACCATCTATTACCTGTACGTAACGGACGATGATGGGCATCTGGCGGGGATCCTGTCACTGCGGGCACTAATCGTCGCTCAGCCCGGCACCGTCGTGGCCGACATCATGCAGAAACGCACCGTCTCAGTGTTTGTGGACGACCCAAAGGGCAAAGTGGCCGAGATCATCGGCAAGTACAACTACCTTGCGCTGCCGGTTGTTGACCACGAGGGCGTCCTGCAGGGCATTGTCACGGTCGATGATGTCCTCGACCAGGCGATGGATTAGTCCGGTGCCATGGCACTGATCTGGGAACGCATCAGGGGCAGGGTCCGGCGTTTCGCGCTGACGTTGCCCATCATGCTCGCCATCCTTGGACCCGGCATCATCACGGGCAATGTCGACAACGATGCGGGGGGCATCACCACGTACAGCGTCATCGGTGCCAGGTTCGGGTACTCCATGTTGTGGATGCTCCTGCTGATTACGTTTACGCTGGCCATGATCCAGGAGATGAGCGCTCGTATGGGAGTTGTCACGGGCAAGGGGTTGGCAGACCTGATTCGCGAACGGTTTGGTATTCGCCTGACCATGGTGGTCATGGTACTGCTGGTGTTCACCAATCTTGCCAATACCATGGGAGAATTTGCTGGCGTAGCGGGAGCCAGCTCGATCCTGGGTCTGAACCGTTTCATCGCCATTCCAGCCGTTGCATTTTTCGTATGGCTTCTGGTCGTCAAGGGTTCATATCGCGCCGTGGAGAAGGTTCTGCTTGTGTTCTGTGTCCTGTTTCTGACCTATGTCATCAGCGCTTTCATGGCACATCCCAACTGGGGGGTCGTCGCCAAATCTGCTGTTGTTCCGACGTTCCAGATGAACCCCGAGTTCCTCTCGCTGTCCATCGCCATGATAGGGACCACGATTGCGCCGTGGATGCAGTTCTACCAGCAGTCTTCGGTCGCGGAGAAGGCGATCGACCTGAAGCACTACCGCTATGAGGCTCTGGACACCTACATCGGCAGTTTCCTCACCAACTTCGTCGCCTTTTTCATTGTCGTCGCATGTGCGAGCACGCTGTTTGTAGCGGGCGTTCGTGTCAACACTGCGGCAGAAGCGGCAGGCGCACTGGCGCCACTCGCTGGAAAATACGCGTCGACTCTCTTTGCAGTCGGCCTGATCAACGCCTCGATCATGGCTGCCGGGGTCCTTCCTCTCTCGACGGCGTATTCCGTGGCCGAAGCGTTTGGCTGGGAATCAGGGGTTGGGAAGTCATTCCGCGAGGCCCCTCTCTTCTATGGTCTGTATACGGCTCTTATCGTTCTGGGTGCGGGAACGATCATGTTCGTG carries:
- a CDS encoding MATE family efflux transporter, whose amino-acid sequence is MARTASRKEILEGPIVRTMFRLAWPLMISSLLHYLYNMADTFWVGHLPASENASAVAGLQIAGPVIFFLMAFAFGFNSGGLALVSQYMGAHRKEEANTAAAKTLSLSIVFGLFIMATGVIFSPGLLRLLTDDPAVVRAGTIYTRIIFIGMPFEFVAVAYAQVMAAYGDTVTPMLVNVATVLINIVLDPFMIFGWGPFARMTVAGAAVATIICQAIAAIISLVILFRGRHGLRVSWRDLLPDWFWYRRILKIGLPASIGVSGTSFGFLVLTGIIGRVPNATVALSAYGIGDRFINISFIAIDGLSLSISTMVGHALGGDLRKRANSVVWTGTALMFGMLVGEGALLWGLTPWLFRAFIPTQPAIISEGILFMSLFLPSIPFFGIVNGVQSAFQGSGHNTPPMIMQLVRLWGLRVPLSLFFGFALHMGSRGIWTGMLVSNVLAAILALVFLATVDWHHKVIEHSPSTAGEVLGGETPDVLVVPAEPQA
- the cas6 gene encoding CRISPR-associated endoribonuclease Cas6 encodes the protein MRIRIEVQSALGKFILPQGYNPYVQGLVNACIPEDIKWSGIATGTEEAHFKLFTFSQLYAKSVERIDVAPREEAEADGHVHYQLVMSSPVWFYLSSPSPEFIQALTPRLEQAHDLHLERNLVQSVRVSAAYPVTIPTHGLVTWRIRTISPITVYQSESKDSNSAHYFAPDDPLFSKIVLDNAVRKYYAWTQEKAPSDGFSISCLDHTPHLAVISFKDTPVHGYTGRFQLTGDAKLLSFLYESGLGGKNSHGFGMFDIAPEGEDDAHWRRRTEEESHEVRRTPSMPMAAADQERPDRHERSDSRGQEGHVWHGEHHGTAGQRSSSKSAGSRDDRPHAARPRLQGEHSDRPRTDRPYSDKPRTERSASDRPHTDRPYSDRPRTDRPYADRPRTEGPRLDGTPGTSRGTGRPGSDNRRFQSSPRSGPSDRRGPRGTEEPRRKFVSRYAPDIKPVSHEKAATGSYSIWDGKAKTELPRFVRPDGTESTGGPRPNEHRGGPRPGASGRSSSGDGRPQGDRRGGSLGASRPGGSPGSVHRPSGGHGDPRDHRGSKSGPYNH